The Tistrella mobilis genomic interval CTGGGCCGGATAGTCCGGCGCCAGAACCGGGTTCACCCAGCGCTCTTCATGCTGGATCGGCACGTCGTTTTCGGTGTGCAGCACGATCGAATGCCAGAGCCGGGCCCCTTCGGGCAGGTTCATCTGCCGGGCGAGGGCGGCATCGGCCGTCACCTCGTCCAGCACCTCCACCCGCGCGGCATGGCGATTGCCGCGGGTGGTGATCTCGTCGGCGATCGACCGCAGCTCCACCACCGAAACCCCGGGGCGGCGCTCGGCCACGAAGGTGCCTACCCCCTGAACCCGGGCGAGCAGGCCCTCGTCGGTCAGCTCGCGCAGGGCCCGGTGCACGGTCATCCGGCTGACGCCGAATTCCTCCAGAAGGCGGTTCTCCGACGGCAGCTGGCTGCCTTCGGGCCAGTCGCCCTCGATGACCCGGGCGCGGATCGCCTCTTTGATCCGGCGGTAGAGCGGCTGGGTCATGCGGCGGCTTCCCCTGCAAAGCCCATGCGCGGATCCCGCGGCCGGCCGCCCCGGACGACCTGGATGCAGGGATTGAAGCCGACCATATAGGCCAGTTCGGCCGGTGTGCCGATCCGCCAGAGGGCGAGGTCGGCACGCAGGCCCGGGGCGATGGTGCCGCGATCTTCCAGCCCCAGCGCCCGTGCCGCCACGCGGGTGACGCCGGCCAGCGCCTCTTCGGGCGTCAGGCGGAACAGGGTGCAGGCCATGTTGACCATCAGCAGCAGAGAGGTCACCGGCGAGGTGCCGGGGTTGCAGTCGGTGGAGATGGCAATCGGCACGCCGGCCGCACGCAGTTCCAGGATCGGCGGCAGCTGCTTTTCGCGCAGCATGTAGAAGGCGCCGGGCAGCAGCACCGCCACGGTGCCGGCGGCGGCCATGGCGCGCACGCCGTCGACCCCCAGATATTCCAGATGATCGGCCGACAGGGCACCGAATTCGGCGGCGAGCACCGCGCCCTTCTGGTCGCTCAGCTGTTCGGCATGCAGCTTGACCGGCAGGCCGGCGGCACGGGCCGCATCGAACACCCGGCGGGTCTGGGCGGTGGAGAAGGCGATCCGCTCGCAGAAGGCATCGACCGCATCGGCAAGGCCGGCCTCGGCAGCGGCCGGGATCATCTCGCGCACCACCAGATCGACATAGGCCTCGGCATCGTCGGCGAATTCGGGCGGCAGCGCATGGGCGCCGAGCAGGGTGGTGCGGATCTCGACCGGCCGGCGGGTGCCGAGGGCCCGGGCGGCGCGCAGCATGCGCAGCTCGGTATCGGTTTCGAGGCCGTAGCCCGACTTGATCTCGACCGTGGTCACACCTTCGGCGAGCAGCGCATCCAGCCGGGGCAGGGCATCGGCGATCAGCCGGTCCTGATCGGCGGCGCGGGTGGCGGTGACGGTGGACAGAATGCCGCCGCCGGCCTTCGCAATCTCTTCGTAAGAGGCGCCGTTGAGCCGCAGTTCGAATTCCCGGGCGCGATTGCCGCCATGGACCAGATGGGTATGGCAGTCGATCAGCCCCGGCGTCATCCAGGCGCCGCCGGCATCGATCACCTCGGCCGCCAGCATGTCGGGCAGGCCGGGCAGATCCTGCGCCGGACCGACCCAGGCGATGCGGCCATCCTTCACCGCGACCGCGGCATCGCCGATCGCGCCATAGGGCTCGTCGCCCGGGACCATGGTCGCCACATGCAGGTTCACCCAGATCCGGTCCCAGCGTGTCGCCGTGGTCATGGCCGTCGTCTCCATCTCGGTCGCGTTGAGAACGATCTTGTCAGACTTGTCTAAGCTTGTATAGGCTTGTCTAGGTCGAGACCGGAGCGGAGCCAGATGCAGAGACTGTTCCTGAAGACTGCCCGCCTGCCCGAGGGCTGGGCACGTGATGTTCTGGTCACCATGGATGCGACCGGACGCATCGCCGGCGTCGCGGCCGATGCCGTGCCGCCCGGCGATGCGCTGCGGCTGGACGGCCATGCCGTGCCGGGCATGCCGAACCTGCACGGCCATGCCCATCAGCGCGCCATCGCCGGGTTTGGTGAGCGGGCCGGGGCGGAGGGGGCCGACAGTTTCTGGAGCTGGCGGGCCGCCATGTATCGGGCGCTCGACCGGATGACGCCCGAGGATTTCGAGGCCGTGGCCGCCTGGGGCCAGGTTGAGATGCTGAAGGCGGGCTTCACCGCGCTGGGTGAGTTCCACTACCTGCATCACGATCTGGACGGCAGCCCCTATGCCGACCCTGCGGAGATGAGCCTGCGCGCCGTCGCCGCGGCGCGCGAGACCGGCATCGCGCTGACCATGCTGCCGGTGCTTTATGCCGCATCGGGTTTCGGCGGATTGCCGCCGACCGAGGGCCAGCGCCGTTTCATTCTGGATGCCGATCGCTTCCTGGCCCTGGTCGCGCGGCTGGAGGCCGAAGCCGCGGCCGATCCGCATCTGGTGGTCGGCATCGCCCCGCATTCGCTGCGCGCCGTGCCGCCGGCCCTGCTGGCCGAGGTGCTGGCGGCGCGGCCGAAAGGCCCGGTCCATATCCACATCGCCGAACAGCCGCGCGAGGTGGCCGACTGCCTGGCCGCCACCGGCGCCCGGCCGGTCGACTGGCTGTATGATCATGCCAGGGTCGACGGGCGCTGGTGCCTGGTACATGCGACCCATGTGACGGCGGGCGAGCGCGGCCGGATCGCGCAGAGCGGTGCCGTGGCCGGGCTCTGCCCGGTGACCGAGGCCAATCTGGGCGACGGCATCTTCCCGGCCGAGGCCTTTATGGCC includes:
- a CDS encoding formimidoylglutamate deiminase, which produces MQRLFLKTARLPEGWARDVLVTMDATGRIAGVAADAVPPGDALRLDGHAVPGMPNLHGHAHQRAIAGFGERAGAEGADSFWSWRAAMYRALDRMTPEDFEAVAAWGQVEMLKAGFTALGEFHYLHHDLDGSPYADPAEMSLRAVAAARETGIALTMLPVLYAASGFGGLPPTEGQRRFILDADRFLALVARLEAEAAADPHLVVGIAPHSLRAVPPALLAEVLAARPKGPVHIHIAEQPREVADCLAATGARPVDWLYDHARVDGRWCLVHATHVTAGERGRIAQSGAVAGLCPVTEANLGDGIFPAEAFMAEGGCFGIGTDSHVSIGVAEELRLLEYGQRLVSGRRTVLSGGAGRSTGETLYLTSAAGGARALGIEAGRIAPGARADIVVLDAADASMIGRRPDSVLDGWIFAGNRPLVTDVFAGGRHVVAGGRHLHEDAIARRFRATLERLHA
- the hutC gene encoding histidine utilization repressor — translated: MTQPLYRRIKEAIRARVIEGDWPEGSQLPSENRLLEEFGVSRMTVHRALRELTDEGLLARVQGVGTFVAERRPGVSVVELRSIADEITTRGNRHAARVEVLDEVTADAALARQMNLPEGARLWHSIVLHTENDVPIQHEERWVNPVLAPDYPAQDFTRITPTAYLSGLHATPDVEHVIEATAAPKAIAARLGIARNDPCLRLTRRTWVDRGVVTLAILTHPGTRFRLGTRFRAGPGTMPLAAGF
- the hutI gene encoding imidazolonepropionase, which gives rise to MTTATRWDRIWVNLHVATMVPGDEPYGAIGDAAVAVKDGRIAWVGPAQDLPGLPDMLAAEVIDAGGAWMTPGLIDCHTHLVHGGNRAREFELRLNGASYEEIAKAGGGILSTVTATRAADQDRLIADALPRLDALLAEGVTTVEIKSGYGLETDTELRMLRAARALGTRRPVEIRTTLLGAHALPPEFADDAEAYVDLVVREMIPAAAEAGLADAVDAFCERIAFSTAQTRRVFDAARAAGLPVKLHAEQLSDQKGAVLAAEFGALSADHLEYLGVDGVRAMAAAGTVAVLLPGAFYMLREKQLPPILELRAAGVPIAISTDCNPGTSPVTSLLLMVNMACTLFRLTPEEALAGVTRVAARALGLEDRGTIAPGLRADLALWRIGTPAELAYMVGFNPCIQVVRGGRPRDPRMGFAGEAAA